A genomic region of Papaver somniferum cultivar HN1 chromosome 7, ASM357369v1, whole genome shotgun sequence contains the following coding sequences:
- the LOC113299776 gene encoding coatomer subunit beta'-1-like, protein MPLRLEIKRKLAQRSERVKSVDLHPTEPWILASLYSGSVCIWNYQSQTMTKSFEVTDLPVRSAKFIARKQWVVAGADDMHIRVYNYNTMDKVKVFEAHTDYIRCVAVHPTLPYVLSSSDDMLIKLWDWEKGWMCTQIFEGHSHYVMQVTFNPKDTNTFASASLDRTIKIWNLGSPDPNFTLDAHLKGVNCVDYYTGGDKPYLITGSDDHTAKVWDYQTKSCIQTLEGHTHNVSAVCFHPELPIIITGSEDGTVRIWHATTYRLENTLNYGLERVWAVGYMKSSRRVVIGCDEGTIMIKIGKEVPVASMDSSGKIIWAKHNEVQTVNIKSVGADYEITDGERLPLAVKELGSCDLYPQSLKHNPNGRFVVVCGDGEYIIYTALAWRNRSFGSALEFVWSTDGEYAVKESTSRIKIFSKTFQERKSIRPTFSAERIFGGTLLAMCSNDFICFYDWAECRLIRRIDVNVKNLYWADSGDLVTITSDTSFYMLKYHRDVVANFLDTGGEIGEEGVEDAFELLNEVNERVRTGLWVGDCFIYNNSSWRLNYCVGGEVTTMFHLDRPMYLLGYLANQSRVYLIDKEFNVIGYTLLLSLIEYKTLVMRGDLERASEVLPSIPREHLNSVARFLESREMLEDALEVATDPNYRFDLAIQLGRLEVAKAIAAEVKGESKWKQLGELAMSSGKLGMAEECLRNAKDLSGLLLIYSSLGDAEGIQELASLAKEQGKNNVAFLCLFMLGKVEECLQLLVDSNRIPEAALMARSYLPSKVSEIVALWRNNLNKVNQKAAESLADPEEYPNLFEDWQVALSVESKISEIRGIHPPAADYLSYIEKSNINLMEAFKTMQLDEEEEAPLENGDLAHEEVEENGEEHEEQGTQEEEAVEVDADSTDGAVLVNSNETEEEWVLAPRY, encoded by the exons ATG CCTCTTAGACTCGAAATCAAG aGGAAACTCGCTCAAAGATCAGAAAGAGTAAAATCTGTCGATCTACATCCTACAGAACCATG gattcttgcaagtctttattcggGAAGCGTTTGCATTTGGAATTACCAATCACAG ACTATGACGAAGTCCTTTGAAGTCACGGATTTACCAG TTCGCTCAGCAAAATTTATTGCACGTAAACAATGGGTTGTCGCTGGAGCTGATGACATGCATATCCGGGTATACAATTACAACACGATGGATAAAGTCAAAGTATTTGAAGCACACACGGACTACATCAGATGCGTGGCTGTCCATCCAACTCTTCCTTATGTGTTATCATCATCTGATGACATGCTTATCAAGCTTTGGGACTGGGAGAAAGGTTGGATGTGTACCCAAATATTTGAGGGCCACTCCCACTACGTCATGCAAGTGACTTTTAATCCAAAAGACACCAACACTTTCGCGAGTGCCTCTCTAGATCGCACGATAAAG ATTTGGAATCTTGGCTCTCCCGACCCAAATTTTACCTTGGATGCCCATTTGAAAGGAGTAAACTGTGTCGATTACTACACCGGGGGTGATAAGCCGTACCTAATCACTGGTTCTGATGATCATACTGCTAAG GTGTGGGATTACCAAACAAAAAGTTGCATTCAGACACTTGAAGGTCACACACACAATGTTTCTGCTGTTTGTTTCCATCCTGAACTTCCAATTATAATCACCGGTTCTGAGGATGGTACTGTTAGGATATGGCATGCAACCACATATAG GCTTGAGAACACATTGAATTACGGTCTTGAGCGAGTGTGGGCAGTTGGATACATGAAAAGTTCGCGGAG GGTTGTAATTGGATGCGATGAAGGAACCATCATGATTAAAATTGGTAAAGAAGTACCAGTTGCTAGTATGGATAGTAGTGGAAAAATCATATGGGCCAAgcataatgaggttcaaactgtGAATATTAAAAGTGTTGGAGCAGATTACGAG ATCACTGATGGAGAGCGATTACCTTTGGCTGTAAAAGAGTTGGGGAGCTGTGATCTTTACCCTCAA agCTTAAAGCACAATCCGAATGGGAGGTTTGTCGTTGTATGCGGGGATGGCGAGTACATTATATATACCGCTTTGGCATGGAGAAATAGATCCTTTGGATCTGCATTAGAGTTTGTGTGGTCAACTGATGGAGAATATGCTGTCAAAGAAAGTACTTCAAGGATTAAGATATTCAGTAAAACTTTCCAG GAAAGGAAAAGCATAAGACCAACTTTTTCTGCTGAACGCATTTTTGGGGGAACCTTGCTAGCAATGTGTTCGAACGACTTTATATGTTTTTACGATTGGGCTGAGTGCAGGTTGATTCGTCGAATTGATGTCAATGTCAAA AATCTTTATTGGGCTGATAGTGGTGATTTGGTGACAATTACCAGTGACACATCATTTTACATGCTGAAGTACCAT CGGGACGTTGTTGCAAATTTTTTGGATACCGGAGGAGAAATTGGTGAGGAGGGTGTTGAAGATGCTTTTGAGCTTCTCAATGAAGTAAATGAGCGAGTTCGAACAGGGTTATGGGTTGGAGACTGTTTTATCTATAATAACTCTTCATGGCGACTTAACTACTGTGTTGGTGGTGAG GTGACAACTATGTTTCATCTGGACCGGCCAATGTACTTGTTGGGATATCTTGCAAACCAAAGTCGTGTATATCTAATAGATAAGGAGTTCAA TGTTATTGGATACACATTACTTCTAAGCTTGATTGAGTACAAGACTCTTGTGATGCGTGGAGATTTGGAGAGGGCAAGTGAAGTTTTACCCTCAATTCCTAGGGAGCATCTTAATAG TGTGGCTCGTTTCTTGGAATCTCGAGAAATGTTGGAAGATGCGTTGGAAGTGGCTACAGATCCTAATTATAGATTCGATCTAGCTATACAGCTTGGAAGATTAGAGGTTGCAAAG GCAATAGCCGCAGAAGTAAAGGGTGAATCCAAATGGAAACAATTGGGAGAACTAGCAATGTCCAGTGGAAAG TTAGGAATGGCTGAAGAGTGCTTACGAAATGCAAAGGATCTGAGCGGTTTGTTGCTTATATACTCTTCACTTGGAGATGCTGAAGGAATCCAAGAACTTGCATCTCTTGCCAAAGAACAGGGAAAAAACAATGTTGCTTTTCTTTGTTTATTCATGCTGGGAAAAGTGGAAGAGTGTCTCCAACTGTTGGTGGATAG CAACCGGATTCCTGAAGCTGCTTTGATGGCGCGGTCTTATCTTCCAAGCAAGGTCTCAGAGATAGTAGCACTTTGGAGAAACAACCTCAATAAG GTTAACCAGaaagctgctgaatctttagctgaCCCTGAGGAGTACCCTAACTTATTCGAGGATTGGCAGGTTGCTCTATCCGTGGAATCTAAAATTTCTGAGATAAG AGGAATTCATCCTC